From the genome of Spirosomataceae bacterium TFI 002, one region includes:
- a CDS encoding XTP/dITP diphosphohydrolase, which translates to MKKICLATNNQGKAKELRELLGGEFEIVTLADIGCTEDIEETADTFEGNSLIKAKHIYDNYNIDSIADDSGLEVEALNGAPGIYSARYAGEHGNHDKNMDKLLSELNGIENRSAQFRTVVTYICQGEVFSFNGIVKGNITHSKQGDGGFGYDPIFKPVGFDITFAQMSSSEKNPISHRGKAIAQLLAHLQKKK; encoded by the coding sequence ATGAAAAAAATATGTCTTGCGACAAATAACCAGGGTAAAGCCAAAGAGCTGAGAGAATTGCTGGGAGGCGAGTTTGAGATTGTGACATTGGCAGACATTGGATGTACAGAGGATATTGAAGAAACTGCCGACACTTTTGAAGGGAATTCATTGATCAAGGCAAAGCATATTTACGATAATTACAACATTGACAGCATAGCAGACGATTCTGGGTTAGAAGTGGAAGCACTAAACGGTGCACCAGGAATTTATTCTGCTAGGTACGCTGGAGAGCACGGCAACCATGACAAAAACATGGATAAGTTGCTCAGTGAGTTGAATGGTATTGAAAATAGGTCAGCACAATTTCGTACTGTGGTTACATATATTTGTCAAGGAGAAGTATTTTCTTTTAATGGAATAGTAAAAGGGAACATAACTCACTCCAAACAAGGCGATGGAGGCTTTGGCTACGACCCTATTTTTAAGCCAGTAGGTTTTGATATAACATTTGCTCAAATGAGCTCTTCTGAAAAAAATCCTATCTCCCACAGAGGCAAAGCAATAGCTCAGTTATTGGCTCATTTACAAAAGAAAAAGTGA
- a CDS encoding gliding-associated putative ABC transporter substrate-binding component GldG, producing the protein MLFLPLLKSLKPHRLKSKSFFTVLGILIVNIVGSWLYFRLDLTEEKRYSLSEASIILAEQLESPLIIDVYLDGEGLPGGWERLKKATAETLEELKYHGGEKLQYQFINIEEIGDEDAKAALLDTLFNQGVQPTNILDRQGGKKTENLVFPYARLRYENKEQIVLLLKANASLSPEEKLNQSAENLEYSFATAIKNLTIREKKKIGLLTEFTALKPINFSGMINSLQSYYNLYILDTKASESFAGLDGIILPKPDYPLDDSTKFKIDQFIIHGGKALFFVDGLKIDSIGLNGSFAQVLDLGLDDMFFKYGVKVNKDLVKDGLSSAKVPLVVGQMGDKPQIEPVPYPYFPLLNNFGKSTITKNLDMVYTRFSSTIDTVAVPRIKKTPLLKTSNYTKVSQAPALVTYDVARIETNKESYNDGEKVVAYLLEGSFTSLFKNQILPQDSRIEYFKAEGDPSKIIVCSDGDLIVNDVDRRTNEPLDLGFDRIDQHKYGNEDFLMNAVAYLIDEEGVISAKNKEVKLRPLDEVKVREKRSSMVILALLVPSVLIILFGLIQNYFWKKKYN; encoded by the coding sequence ATGTTATTTTTGCCATTACTTAAAAGCTTAAAACCCCATCGCTTGAAATCTAAAAGTTTCTTTACTGTCCTAGGCATTCTCATTGTTAACATTGTTGGTTCTTGGCTTTACTTTCGCTTGGATCTCACCGAGGAGAAGAGGTATTCATTGTCAGAGGCTTCAATCATACTTGCAGAACAGTTAGAATCCCCCTTAATAATTGATGTCTATTTGGATGGAGAAGGCTTGCCAGGGGGATGGGAGCGACTTAAAAAGGCAACTGCGGAGACCTTAGAGGAACTCAAATACCACGGAGGCGAAAAACTGCAATATCAATTTATCAATATTGAAGAAATAGGAGACGAGGACGCTAAAGCGGCTTTGCTCGATACTCTTTTTAACCAAGGAGTACAGCCAACTAATATTTTAGATCGCCAGGGAGGTAAAAAAACCGAAAACCTAGTGTTTCCATATGCAAGGTTGCGATATGAAAATAAAGAACAAATTGTTTTATTACTGAAAGCAAACGCTTCTCTTTCGCCCGAAGAAAAACTCAATCAATCGGCTGAAAACCTAGAATACTCTTTTGCAACAGCGATAAAAAATTTGACCATTAGGGAAAAGAAAAAAATTGGACTGCTGACCGAGTTCACGGCATTAAAGCCAATCAACTTTTCTGGAATGATTAATTCCCTACAATCTTATTATAACCTCTACATTTTAGATACCAAAGCTTCTGAAAGTTTCGCAGGCTTGGACGGGATTATTTTACCAAAGCCAGATTATCCATTGGATGATTCTACTAAGTTTAAGATTGATCAGTTTATCATTCACGGTGGAAAAGCATTGTTTTTTGTAGATGGTTTAAAAATAGACTCCATTGGCCTGAACGGTTCATTTGCTCAAGTGCTTGATCTTGGCTTGGACGATATGTTTTTCAAATACGGAGTAAAAGTTAACAAAGACCTCGTTAAAGATGGACTCAGCAGTGCAAAGGTGCCGTTGGTTGTGGGGCAAATGGGCGATAAGCCGCAGATTGAGCCAGTACCATACCCGTATTTTCCGCTGCTGAATAACTTCGGCAAAAGTACCATTACCAAAAACTTGGATATGGTTTACACTCGTTTTAGTTCTACGATTGATACGGTTGCGGTTCCTAGAATCAAGAAAACTCCGCTTCTAAAAACAAGTAATTATACCAAAGTATCTCAAGCTCCAGCACTTGTTACATATGATGTAGCACGTATAGAAACCAATAAAGAAAGTTATAATGACGGCGAAAAGGTGGTCGCTTACCTTTTAGAAGGTTCGTTTACATCCTTATTCAAAAACCAGATTTTGCCTCAAGACAGTAGAATTGAATATTTTAAAGCTGAGGGCGATCCAAGTAAAATAATTGTATGCTCAGATGGTGACTTAATAGTAAATGACGTGGACCGGAGAACCAATGAACCCCTTGATTTAGGATTTGACCGCATTGATCAACATAAATATGGAAACGAGGATTTCTTAATGAATGCCGTTGCTTACCTTATTGACGAGGAGGGTGTTATCTCTGCCAAAAACAAAGAAGTTAAACTAAGGCCACTCGATGAAGTTAAGGTGAGAGAAAAGCGTAGTTCCATGGTTATATTGGCCTTGCTGGTGCCTTCAGTGCTTATTATACTCTTTGGATTGATACAAAATTACTTTTGGAAGAAAAAGTATAATTAA
- a CDS encoding Nitroreductase: MHTQYLAHTVADPLSTSLKYRELLEKRRSIRFFSEKPVSKQIIENILMTASSAPSGANKQPWTFCAISSASLKAKIREAAEKEEYVNYNGRMSDAWLEDLKKFDTNWEKPFIDIAPWIVIIFKHSYELKENEEKATNYYVNESVGIAAGMLISAIHNCGLVTLTHTPSPMDFLSKLLERPKNEKPFLLLPIGYPAEDATVPELKKKDAEEVIVWFE, from the coding sequence ATGCATACCCAATATTTGGCTCATACAGTAGCTGACCCGCTTAGTACTTCTTTAAAATATAGGGAGCTTTTGGAAAAAAGGAGGTCGATTAGGTTTTTTAGCGAAAAGCCTGTTTCCAAGCAAATTATAGAAAATATCCTCATGACGGCCTCATCGGCACCTTCTGGAGCAAATAAGCAACCTTGGACTTTTTGTGCAATTAGCTCGGCAAGCCTAAAGGCAAAAATTAGAGAAGCGGCGGAGAAGGAAGAATATGTGAATTATAACGGGAGAATGAGCGATGCTTGGCTAGAGGACCTAAAAAAGTTTGATACCAATTGGGAGAAACCTTTCATTGATATTGCTCCTTGGATTGTGATTATTTTCAAACATTCCTATGAATTGAAAGAAAATGAGGAGAAAGCAACCAATTACTATGTAAACGAAAGTGTAGGAATTGCAGCTGGCATGCTAATATCGGCAATTCATAACTGTGGACTAGTTACGCTTACACATACACCAAGTCCAATGGACTTTTTAAGCAAGTTGCTAGAAAGGCCAAAAAATGAAAAGCCGTTTTTATTACTTCCTATTGGTTATCCCGCAGAAGACGCGACAGTACCAGAGCTTAAGAAAAAGGATGCAGAAGAAGTGATTGTATGGTTTGAGTGA
- a CDS encoding Haemolytic domain-containing protein: MKMKSIVTVFLLLSLLSLSSNCLGQLNASKYKNIIPDGNNKIEYWQTKNNKNEVQAAFSGLFLFYKSFISSQDLTVCTFSPSCSEYGILAVKGHGVIKGGLMTMDRLTRCNGLSPEKYEVDKSKMLLKDDPNDAYLVPVVSKIK; the protein is encoded by the coding sequence ATGAAGATGAAAAGTATCGTTACCGTATTCCTATTACTAAGTCTATTAAGTCTGTCAAGTAATTGTTTGGGGCAATTGAATGCCAGCAAATACAAGAATATTATTCCTGACGGTAACAATAAAATTGAATACTGGCAGACAAAGAATAATAAAAACGAAGTGCAGGCGGCTTTCTCTGGATTGTTTCTTTTCTATAAGAGTTTTATCTCATCACAAGACCTTACCGTATGTACCTTTTCTCCGTCTTGTTCGGAGTACGGAATACTAGCTGTGAAAGGACATGGAGTTATCAAAGGTGGCCTCATGACAATGGACAGACTTACAAGATGCAATGGACTTTCTCCAGAAAAGTACGAGGTAGACAAGTCAAAAATGCTACTCAAAGATGACCCTAATGACGCTTACTTAGTCCCTGTTGTTAGTAAAATAAAATAA
- a CDS encoding AraC-type DNA-binding protein: MKATIEKIIPDTGSSFKLIEWKSENDKFYWHQHPEYEIILVTKGSGKRQIGNHKGNYQQGEVFFLGPYLPHTGLGYGVEGKHEEIIIQLDPNFLGTQFWEIPETEVIRPIFNLAKRGLSFSGKSRKELGKLIKQIPFLSPFERLVQLLKIFQTMATSSEMTVINKQEINIEVTGKHQQRINQIYKYVADNYHLPIDLEEVAVMVNLTKPSFCRYFKKMTNHTFTKFLGEFRIQQACRLLQEDKSIAQVCYESGFNNLSHFNKTFKQLKEMSPKAYRDQMEPNY; encoded by the coding sequence ATGAAGGCGACCATTGAGAAGATTATTCCAGACACAGGAAGCTCGTTTAAATTGATAGAATGGAAGTCGGAAAATGATAAATTTTATTGGCACCAACATCCTGAGTATGAGATAATTCTGGTGACGAAGGGAAGTGGAAAAAGGCAGATAGGAAATCATAAAGGAAACTACCAACAGGGCGAAGTTTTCTTTTTGGGGCCATATTTGCCGCATACCGGTCTTGGATACGGCGTGGAGGGTAAGCACGAAGAGATTATTATTCAACTAGACCCCAATTTTCTTGGTACTCAGTTTTGGGAGATTCCTGAGACAGAAGTAATAAGACCCATTTTTAACCTAGCTAAAAGAGGCCTAAGTTTTTCGGGGAAATCTAGAAAAGAACTGGGGAAACTTATCAAGCAAATCCCATTTTTAAGTCCTTTTGAACGACTAGTTCAGCTACTAAAGATTTTTCAAACGATGGCTACTAGTTCTGAGATGACGGTTATCAATAAGCAAGAAATTAACATAGAAGTTACGGGCAAACATCAACAGCGAATAAACCAGATATATAAGTATGTCGCGGATAATTACCACTTGCCTATAGACTTGGAAGAAGTGGCAGTTATGGTCAATCTTACTAAGCCATCTTTTTGCAGGTATTTTAAGAAAATGACAAACCATACCTTTACCAAATTTTTAGGTGAATTCAGAATTCAACAGGCTTGTAGGTTATTACAAGAGGATAAAAGTATAGCTCAGGTATGTTATGAGAGTGGTTTCAATAACCTTTCTCATTTCAATAAAACATTTAAACAACTCAAAGAGATGAGTCCCAAAGCATACCGAGATCAAATGGAACCAAACTATTGA
- a CDS encoding DNA polymerase III, beta subunit, protein MKFVVSSSELLKQLTTVSGVIANNPIVPILENFLFQLDEGNLTITASDMQTVMITEAQVESSDKGAIAVPAKLLTETLRSLPEQPITVNIDEESFGVEIITANGRFKLAGENSLDFPMAPEVNKNFSIEMDSDVLSTSIGNTIFATSTDDLRPAMTGVYVQVSNENTTFVATDGHRLIRYRRKDVKSENATSLILPRKALTLLKASLPSEVLPVVAEFSNSNAFFSFGNIKMICRLIDERFPDYENVIPKENPNVIKIERNKLLSTLKRISIYSNKTTHQIRLKVGEGELEISAEDLDYSNEANEKIACEFTGEGMEIGFNAKFIIEVLSNLSNEFINLEMSQPNRAGIIIPQDQTDDEDMLMLVMPVMLNSYS, encoded by the coding sequence ATGAAGTTTGTAGTTTCTTCATCTGAGCTATTGAAACAATTAACCACAGTAAGTGGAGTAATTGCCAATAACCCAATCGTACCTATTCTTGAGAACTTCCTTTTTCAATTAGACGAAGGTAATCTAACCATCACTGCATCTGACATGCAAACTGTGATGATCACCGAGGCACAGGTAGAAAGTAGTGATAAAGGAGCAATTGCTGTTCCCGCAAAACTATTGACTGAAACCCTGAGAAGTCTTCCAGAGCAGCCAATAACAGTTAATATTGACGAGGAGAGCTTTGGTGTGGAGATTATAACCGCCAATGGTAGGTTTAAACTTGCGGGTGAAAACTCTCTAGATTTTCCAATGGCTCCTGAGGTTAACAAAAATTTCTCTATCGAAATGGATTCCGATGTGCTAAGCACTTCTATAGGAAACACCATTTTTGCAACTAGTACTGATGATCTTCGTCCAGCAATGACTGGGGTGTACGTACAAGTAAGTAACGAGAACACCACTTTCGTAGCAACAGACGGGCATAGACTGATTCGTTACCGAAGAAAAGACGTGAAGTCGGAAAATGCAACTTCATTGATATTGCCAAGAAAAGCTTTGACTTTGTTAAAAGCATCTTTGCCATCTGAGGTTCTTCCAGTTGTTGCGGAATTTAGTAACTCCAATGCATTCTTTAGTTTCGGAAATATAAAAATGATCTGTCGTTTGATCGACGAGCGTTTCCCTGATTACGAAAATGTGATTCCTAAAGAGAATCCTAATGTGATCAAAATAGAAAGAAACAAACTGCTTAGTACACTTAAGCGTATTTCTATATACTCCAATAAAACTACTCACCAAATTAGACTTAAGGTTGGTGAAGGTGAATTAGAAATTTCTGCTGAGGACCTTGACTATAGCAACGAAGCAAATGAGAAAATCGCTTGTGAATTTACAGGGGAAGGAATGGAAATTGGTTTCAATGCCAAGTTCATCATTGAGGTTCTTTCTAACCTAAGCAACGAATTCATTAATCTTGAAATGTCGCAGCCAAATAGAGCTGGAATCATTATCCCACAAGATCAAACAGACGATGAAGACATGCTGATGCTAGTAATGCCAGTAATGTTGAATTCTTATAGCTAA
- a CDS encoding TonB-linked outer membrane protein, SusC/RagA family, whose protein sequence is MKKLIRYLFVFLFSSIGLYSQAQTSVSGTISSPQEGDLPGVSVVVKGTTTGTMTDMVGKYTIAVPNSQSILVFSAIGFQTKELTVGSQTNINVSLVPDTKLLNEVVITALGISREKKSLGFSQQAISGQSLTEARSNNVANALSGKIAGVRITSNGGAGSGSTIQIRGASSVSGNNQPLIVINGVPMQQSTSNQFGGGISEINPDNIKEMSVLKGPNAAALYGSRAANGVILITTKDGSGTKGLGVDYNANFTIERPFVKPQFQNTYGGGNGYRTWYSDGWSGVIQPDAYDQYQAAYGNLVPGATTGTAGTDESWGAPMDGRLTRQWFSGTDVAPLVPQPNNWEEFWDTGSTLTNSVALSGGNENGNFRLSYSNLNQKSIAAFNDYKRDNFSVTSGYNVNKWLKANVSGEYIKSGGNRSFQEGQQFIWAHRSVSWDQLRDYQDYEDIHIQRAVTGKLPDTDPANWQHTYFTNPYFSNEFLPTENEKDRLLGNISLDMKFTDHLKLMLRTGTDLWTDTRINVTNFERIRNGNQTPGSYNETVLRRQETNHDFLLSYDKMFGNDFSLVGQAGGALRSNYYKRNYTNVGQLVVDGVYNLSNANPSQNTAESTITESQVQSLYGSVQMGYLNALFLDLTARNDWSSTLPEVDRSYFYPSASLSAVFTDLLNMSSNTFSFGKLRASWAQVGNDADPYQLAQTFRANGSWNGSVPQYYENTELANAGLKPEITTGIEMGADLRFFKSKVGLDITYYDQTTKNQILGVEISKASGYSTRILNAGKVNNKGIEVSLSGTALETPKGFKWEVMVNYAKNINKVVELAEGLDTYTLASRRGLSSIARIGEPYGTLYGIGFLKNDAGEIIHSNGLPVVDGTPQILGNIQPDWTGGILNTFSYRGVVLSALVDARIGGDFYDEGTGTARWTGQYAETAIGREEGVIGKGVMNIGTTEAPEYVPNDVIVAGNQYYGYNNPRRYHEAAVFDGTYVKLREVTLGYRLPAGLLSKAKIQSAKLSLVGRNVLMLFANNPHIDPEVDRYGGNSQGFGYGELPSSRSLGFNLSLGF, encoded by the coding sequence ATGAAAAAACTTATACGCTATCTATTTGTCTTTCTCTTTTCATCGATTGGTCTTTATAGTCAAGCCCAAACTAGCGTTTCGGGGACTATTTCATCACCACAAGAGGGAGACCTACCTGGAGTGTCAGTTGTAGTAAAGGGCACAACCACAGGAACAATGACCGATATGGTTGGAAAGTACACAATCGCTGTTCCCAATTCACAATCAATACTTGTGTTCAGTGCAATTGGATTTCAGACTAAAGAATTAACTGTTGGTTCTCAAACTAATATAAACGTATCACTTGTCCCCGACACAAAACTTCTGAACGAGGTAGTTATAACTGCACTCGGAATAAGTAGAGAAAAGAAGTCTCTAGGTTTTTCGCAGCAAGCAATCTCAGGGCAGTCACTTACTGAAGCTCGCTCAAACAACGTTGCTAATGCACTTTCGGGTAAAATTGCTGGAGTACGCATAACTAGTAATGGTGGTGCTGGTAGTGGATCTACTATTCAAATTCGTGGAGCCTCGTCAGTATCAGGAAATAACCAGCCATTAATCGTGATCAATGGTGTACCTATGCAACAATCCACTAGCAATCAGTTTGGTGGAGGAATATCTGAAATCAATCCTGATAATATTAAAGAAATGTCAGTGTTGAAAGGTCCAAATGCTGCAGCACTTTATGGATCTAGAGCAGCCAATGGAGTTATATTAATAACTACAAAAGATGGTTCTGGAACTAAAGGTTTGGGGGTAGATTATAATGCGAATTTCACAATAGAGAGACCATTTGTAAAGCCTCAGTTTCAAAACACATATGGTGGCGGAAATGGGTACCGTACTTGGTATTCTGATGGCTGGAGCGGAGTTATTCAACCAGATGCTTATGACCAATACCAAGCAGCTTATGGCAACCTTGTACCGGGAGCTACTACGGGAACAGCGGGTACCGACGAGAGTTGGGGAGCACCTATGGACGGTCGCTTAACAAGACAATGGTTTTCTGGAACTGATGTGGCACCACTTGTACCACAGCCCAATAACTGGGAGGAGTTTTGGGATACAGGAAGCACACTTACAAACTCTGTCGCTTTATCAGGAGGAAATGAAAATGGAAATTTCCGTCTTTCATATAGCAACCTAAATCAAAAAAGCATTGCAGCTTTTAACGACTATAAGCGTGATAACTTTTCCGTTACCTCGGGCTATAACGTAAATAAGTGGCTTAAAGCTAATGTTAGTGGAGAATACATAAAGTCTGGTGGAAATAGATCTTTTCAGGAAGGTCAGCAATTTATATGGGCTCATAGAAGTGTCTCTTGGGATCAGTTGAGAGACTACCAAGACTATGAAGATATTCATATTCAAAGAGCAGTTACAGGTAAACTGCCTGATACAGATCCTGCAAACTGGCAACATACTTACTTTACGAATCCATATTTTTCAAATGAGTTTTTACCAACTGAAAATGAGAAAGATAGGCTGCTTGGAAACATTTCTTTGGATATGAAATTTACGGATCATCTCAAATTAATGTTGAGGACTGGAACGGACCTTTGGACCGACACTAGAATCAATGTAACGAACTTCGAAAGAATTAGAAACGGAAACCAAACACCTGGAAGTTATAACGAAACGGTGTTGCGTCGTCAAGAAACAAATCACGATTTCTTGCTGAGCTATGATAAAATGTTCGGTAATGACTTTTCGCTTGTAGGGCAAGCAGGAGGAGCATTGAGATCTAATTACTACAAGAGAAATTATACTAATGTAGGTCAGTTGGTTGTAGACGGAGTTTATAACCTTTCCAATGCAAATCCAAGTCAAAACACAGCAGAGAGTACCATTACTGAGTCTCAAGTGCAAAGCTTGTATGGATCGGTACAAATGGGATACCTCAATGCTTTGTTTTTAGACCTTACAGCTAGAAACGATTGGTCAAGTACTCTGCCTGAAGTTGATAGGTCATATTTCTATCCATCAGCTTCTCTAAGTGCAGTCTTTACTGATCTTTTAAATATGAGCAGTAACACGTTCTCATTTGGGAAACTAAGAGCTAGTTGGGCTCAAGTGGGTAACGATGCAGATCCTTATCAGCTAGCTCAAACATTCAGAGCTAATGGTTCTTGGAATGGAAGTGTACCTCAATATTATGAAAATACGGAGTTAGCGAATGCAGGCTTAAAGCCTGAGATTACCACTGGTATTGAAATGGGTGCCGACTTGAGATTCTTCAAAAGCAAAGTTGGGTTAGATATCACTTACTATGACCAAACAACGAAAAATCAGATTTTGGGTGTAGAAATTTCAAAAGCTAGTGGCTATAGCACACGTATTCTCAATGCAGGTAAAGTGAATAACAAAGGTATTGAGGTATCATTATCAGGAACTGCCCTAGAAACTCCTAAAGGGTTTAAGTGGGAAGTAATGGTAAACTATGCCAAAAATATAAACAAGGTAGTAGAGCTTGCCGAAGGTCTAGATACTTATACACTCGCTTCAAGACGTGGTCTTAGTTCTATTGCTCGAATTGGTGAGCCTTATGGAACACTATATGGCATCGGCTTCTTGAAAAATGATGCTGGTGAAATTATTCATAGCAATGGACTACCAGTAGTAGACGGTACTCCTCAGATTTTAGGAAACATTCAGCCAGATTGGACTGGAGGTATTCTTAATACTTTCTCGTACCGAGGAGTTGTTTTATCCGCTCTGGTAGATGCAAGAATAGGTGGTGACTTCTACGATGAAGGTACAGGAACCGCCCGTTGGACTGGTCAATATGCAGAAACAGCAATAGGACGCGAAGAGGGAGTAATAGGTAAAGGTGTGATGAACATAGGAACTACTGAAGCTCCAGAATATGTGCCAAATGATGTGATCGTTGCTGGAAACCAATACTATGGCTACAATAACCCACGTCGCTATCATGAGGCTGCAGTGTTTGACGGTACCTATGTAAAACTTCGTGAGGTTACTTTGGGATATCGCCTACCTGCAGGATTACTTTCAAAGGCTAAAATTCAATCTGCAAAGCTTTCTTTAGTTGGACGAAACGTACTTATGCTGTTCGCCAACAACCCGCATATTGATCCAGAAGTAGACAGGTATGGTGGAAACTCACAAGGTTTTGGATATGGCGAATTGCCAAGTTCTAGAAGTTTAGGTTTCAATTTATCACTTGGTTTTTAA
- a CDS encoding bacterial peptide chain release factor 1 (bRF-1), protein MIHQLEGIKERFGEVTQQLSMPEVVSDMTKYAKISKEYKDLEKIVDQFEKYKILVSNLDGAKSLLSTEKDEELREMAKMEIDELSPQKEEMEEILREMLIPKDPNDSKDVILEIRAGTGGDEASIFAGDLFRMYQRYIEKQEGWKLSVIDTNEGTSGGFKEIISEVSGVDVYAKLKFESGVHRVQRVPATETQGRIHTSAASVAVLPQADEVDVDINMSDVKIDTYCSSGAGGQSVNTTYSAVRMTHIPTGTVVTCQDERSQIKNRAKALGVLRSRIYEMEMQKHNDAIAADRKSLVGSGDRSDKIRTYNYPQSRVTDHRIGLTVYNLPSIMEGEIDEFVEKLRIAENADKMLEGAV, encoded by the coding sequence ATGATACATCAATTAGAAGGAATAAAGGAGAGGTTTGGAGAAGTTACTCAGCAGTTATCTATGCCTGAAGTGGTTTCGGATATGACTAAGTACGCCAAAATAAGCAAAGAATATAAAGACCTTGAGAAGATCGTTGACCAATTCGAAAAATACAAAATATTGGTTTCTAACCTAGATGGAGCAAAAAGCCTACTTTCGACTGAAAAGGATGAAGAGCTTCGCGAAATGGCAAAAATGGAAATAGATGAGCTTTCTCCTCAAAAAGAAGAAATGGAGGAAATCCTAAGGGAAATGCTTATTCCAAAAGATCCTAATGATAGCAAAGACGTAATATTGGAAATTAGAGCTGGAACAGGTGGTGATGAGGCATCAATCTTTGCCGGTGATCTTTTCCGTATGTATCAACGATATATTGAAAAACAAGAAGGTTGGAAATTGTCAGTTATCGATACCAATGAGGGTACCTCGGGAGGTTTTAAGGAAATAATATCTGAGGTATCTGGAGTTGATGTTTACGCTAAACTCAAGTTTGAGTCTGGAGTACATCGTGTTCAACGAGTTCCAGCAACTGAAACCCAAGGGAGAATTCATACTTCAGCTGCATCTGTTGCTGTACTTCCGCAAGCAGACGAAGTGGACGTTGATATCAACATGAGTGATGTTAAAATAGACACTTATTGTTCTTCTGGAGCAGGTGGTCAGTCGGTAAATACAACTTATTCTGCAGTAAGAATGACTCATATTCCTACAGGAACTGTGGTAACTTGTCAAGATGAACGCTCTCAGATCAAAAACAGAGCAAAAGCACTTGGAGTACTTCGCTCTAGAATTTATGAAATGGAAATGCAAAAGCATAATGATGCCATAGCTGCAGACCGTAAAAGCCTTGTTGGTAGTGGTGACAGATCGGATAAAATCCGCACCTATAATTATCCCCAATCTCGTGTTACAGACCATAGAATTGGTCTTACTGTTTATAACCTTCCAAGTATAATGGAAGGCGAAATAGATGAGTTTGTAGAAAAACTTCGTATTGCCGAAAATGCAGATAAAATGCTAGAAGGAGCGGTTTGA